Proteins from one Coffea arabica cultivar ET-39 chromosome 8c, Coffea Arabica ET-39 HiFi, whole genome shotgun sequence genomic window:
- the LOC113706508 gene encoding ethylene-responsive transcription factor ERF018-like: protein MFKPSCSSSAPASSSIASQEAQVKYKGVRKRKWGKWVSEIRLPNSRERIWLGSYDSAEKAARAFDAALFCLRGKNAKFNFADIPPDLVGGRSLTPAEIQAVASEYANRYGNKEKQQQQGEGLIGEKEDDPLQFDQDTSPISSNSDGALQNVDWSFLGMLEPNGAATGATSNAPDYDLMLSSLDNLHEDMYMTPHVGTKVDVDHNFNGQHEDYQHLDENYSHQSFLWNF, encoded by the coding sequence ATGTTTAAGCCAAGTTGTTCGTCGTCTGCACCTGCTTCCTCTTCGATAGCGAGTCAGGAAGCTCAGGTGAAGTATAAAGGAGTGAGGAAGCGAAAGTGGGGGAAATGGGTGTCGGAAATAAGGCTTCCCAATAGTAGAGAACGTATTTGGTTAGGCTCTTACGACTCTGCTGAAAAGGCAGCTCGAGCATTCGATGCTGCACTCTTCTGTCTTCGTGGCAAGAATGCTAAGTTCAATTTTGCGGATATTCCTCCTGATCTTGTGGGGGGTCGGTCGCTTACGCCGGCTGAAATACAAGCTGTTGCATCTGAATACGCCAACCGCTATGGTAATAAGgagaagcagcagcagcagggAGAGGGATTGATCGGTGAAAAAGAAGATGATCCATTGCAGTTTGATCAGGATACATCGCCAATATCATCAAACTCAGACGGTGCACTTCAGAATGTGGATTGGTCGTTTCTTGGTATGCTAGAACCAAATGGAGCTGCAACAGGGGCAACTTCCAACGCACCAGATTATGATTTGATGCTTTCTAGCCTTGACAACCTGCATGAGGACATGTATATGACTCCACACGTAGGGACCAAGGTTGATGTTGATCACAACTTCAATGGTCAGCACGAAGATTATCAACATCTTGATGAAAACTATTCTCATCAGTCTTTCCTTTGGAACTTCTAA
- the LOC113706555 gene encoding uncharacterized protein gives MASGPNFSNPTKRKKNISSSQPLKLCKPKISADDDDFQDPSPSLSVISSSSTLKQNPFKHLNSSDLPLPKMVKNTEQKINPGKENIWISSNPSGPSFFREDDKTIDEFELDLADSCGLDSIESTLDCQANGKLKNNEERKESGLEESGKGQWGGNEYKEESEGGTAHLDLLLKLCDVDSDQDVECSEKVSTCSDDGLDFREACGFEEEEVDERLICCPLCGNDISGLSDELRQVHTNECLDKGETANEAAAVPPHDSTAYHCLGQVLDGSPRQSSRKVVAAFPVLEWLHNLGLAKYEEIFVREEIDWDTLKRLTEEDLCSIGVTALGPRKKLVHALAELKRHEGNPVETPDIQNVVVDERNKLATNKLITDYFPGSVARRKRDCISAKEQKETLKSHPSSASRSQQKKNRINNVKHKTVPTWCCIPGTPFRVDAFKYLRRECSHWFLTHFHMDHYQGLTRSFCHGKIYCSSITAKLVNMKLGISWDKLQVLPLNQKINIAGIAVTCFDANHCPGAIIILFEPPNNKAVLHTGDFRFGEEMAKIPILQTCPIHTLILDTTYCDPQYDFPKQEAVIQFVIEAIQAEAFNPKTLFLIGSYTIGKERLFLEIARVLRKKVYVSAAKLRLLECLEFPKEDAQWFTLNEHESHIHVVPMWTLASFKRLKYIANQYAGRFNLIVAFSPTGWTFSKGKKKSPGRRWQQGTIIRYEVPYSEHCSFSELRDFVKFISPANIIPSVNNHGPESTRTMVSHLLA, from the exons ATGGCCTCCGGCCCCAACTTCTCCAATCCaaccaagaggaagaagaatatCTCATCTTCACAACCCCTAAAACTTTGCAAACCCAAAATCTCTGCCGATGATGACGATTTTCAAGACCCTTCCCCCTCTCTTTCCGTAATCAGCTCCAGTTCCACCTTAAAGCAAAACCCTTTTAAGCACTTGAATAGTTCTGATCTTCCCTTGCCCAAAATGGTCAAGAACACGGAGCAAAAGATCAATCCCGGGAAAGAAAACATTTGGATATCATCAAATCCATCCGGGCCTTCATTTTTTCGAGAAGATGATAAGACTATCGACGAATTTGAGCTGGATTTGGCCGACAGCTGTGGGTTGGATTCGATTGAGTCCACCTTAGATTGTCAGGCAAATgggaaattgaagaacaatgaggaaagaaaagagTCTGGGTTGGAAGAAAGTGGAAAGGGGCAGTGGGGAGGTAATGAGTATAAGGAAGAATCTGAAGGGGGAACGGCGCATCTGGATTTGTTGCTCAAGTTATGTGATGTTGATTCTGACCAGGATGTGGAATGCTCTGAAAAAGTTTCTACTTGTAGTGATGATGGCTTGGATTTTCGTGAGGCTTGTGGCTTTGAGGAAGAGGAAGTGGACGAAAGATTGATTTGTTGTCCACTTTGTGGAAATGATATTTCCGGGTTGAGTGATGAGTTAAGGCAAGTTCACACAAATGAGTGCCTTGATAAAGGTGAGACAGCAAATGAG GCGGCCGCGGTTCCTCCCCATGATTCCACAGCTTATCACTGTCTTGGGCAAGTTCTTGATGGCTCTCCACGCCAATCTTCTAGGAAAGTTGTAGCTGCGTTTCCCGTATTGGAATGGCTACACAACCTGGGCCTTGCTAAATATGAAGAAATTTTTGTGCGAGAAGAGATTGATTGGGATACTCTGAAGCGGCTGACCGAGGAG GATCTTTGCAGCATTGGTGTTACTGCACTTGGTCCAAGGAAAAAGCTCGTTCATGCTCTTGCTGAGCTAAAAAGGCATGAGGGCAACCCAGTGGAAACCCCCGATATCCAAAATGTAGTTGTTGATGAAAGAAACAAACTTGCTACAAACAAGTTGATAACGGACTATTTTCCAGGTTCTGTTGCTAGGAGAAAGAGAGATTGCATTAGTGCCAAAGAACAGAAGGAGACACTTAAAAGTCACCCAAGTTCTGCTTCGAGGAGTCAACAGAAGAAAAATCGCATAAATAATGTAAAACACAAGACAGTTCCCACTTGGTGTTGCATTCCAGGAACACCATTCCGTGTT GATGCATTCAAATATCTAAGAAGAGAATGTTCTCATTGGTTTCTTACTCACTTCCATATGGATC ATTATCAAGGTTTGACGAGGTCCTTTTGTCATGGGAAGATATATTGTTCATCGATTACAGCAAAGCTTGTCAACATGAAACTTGGAATTTCTTGGGACAAATTGCAAGTTTTGCCCCTTAACCAGAAGATCAATATTGCAGGGATTGCTGTCACGTGTTTTGATGCAAATCACTGTCCAGGTGCCATCATAATTCTATTTGAACCACCCAATAATAAG GCTGTACTGCACACTGGAGATTTTCGTTTCGGTGAGGAAATGGCAAAAATTCCAATTCTGCAGACATGTCCTATCCATACACTCATTCTCGACACCACATACTGTGACCCCCAG TATGACTTTCCAAAACAGGAGGCTGTAATTCAGTTTGTGATTGAGGCCATCCAAGCCGAGGCTTTTAACCCCAAAACTTTATTTTTGATTGGCAGCTATACCATTG GCAAGGAAAGGTTGTTTTTAGAGATTGCTCGTGTTCTTCGCAAAAAAGTCTATGTCAGTGCCGCAAAATTGCGTCTGCTTGAATGCCTCGAGTTTCCAAAGGAAGATGCACAGTGGTTTACTTTAAATGAACACGAAAGCCACATTCATGTGGTGCCCATGTGGACGCTTGCAAGCTTCAAGAGATTGAAGTATATAGCAAATCAATATGCA gGTCGATTCAATCTAATAGTAGCTTTTTCTCCAACTGGCTGGACGTTTTCTAAAGGAAAGAAGAAGTCTCCTGGAAGAAGGTGGCAGCAGGGTACCATCATAAG GTATGAAGTACCATATAGTGAGCATTGCAGCTTTTCGGAACTCAGAGACTTTGTCAAGTTTATATCTCCTGCAAACATCATACCAAGCGTAAACAATCATGGACCAGAATCCACTAGGACAATGGTTTCCCACCTCTTGGCTTAA